One window of the Shimwellia blattae DSM 4481 = NBRC 105725 genome contains the following:
- a CDS encoding adhesin, with protein MAVAAMGSVMVWPLLSGAAATTSLIGAGANAGVGLLINGEVNPNDVILGYWTGAFTAGTGLWGTIGVNAASGVTSSYLKGDDLLKGGVMSGAASGLGYGVGKVVQGQFDKVLNSNWKNWEWVDLGMGISKPMSLEPLPGTIGNIGGSASTEYTNDRLGKFLSNKSGDKK; from the coding sequence ATGGCTGTGGCGGCGATGGGAAGCGTGATGGTATGGCCGCTACTGTCCGGCGCGGCAGCAACAACCAGCCTGATAGGTGCCGGAGCCAATGCAGGTGTGGGCCTGCTGATTAACGGTGAAGTAAATCCAAATGACGTTATTCTGGGTTACTGGACTGGTGCATTTACTGCGGGAACGGGGTTATGGGGGACAATCGGCGTGAATGCTGCCAGCGGAGTCACTTCCAGTTACCTGAAAGGAGACGACCTATTAAAAGGTGGTGTAATGAGTGGAGCGGCATCCGGGCTGGGTTATGGAGTTGGAAAGGTAGTTCAGGGGCAGTTTGATAAAGTTCTGAACTCAAACTGGAAGAATTGGGAGTGGGTTGATCTGGGGATGGGTATATCCAAACCTATGTCGTTAGAACCATTGCCTGGCACGATAGGTAATATTGGAGGCTCGGCATCCACAGAATATACAAATGATCGATTGGGTAAGTTTTTAAGTAATAAATCAGGAGACAAAAAATGA